The DNA window TGTATTTCTTTAACTGTTATTGGCACAAAGGACTGAGTTTTTAACTCAGCGTTGGATGCTCAGAGCATAAGGGCGAAGGGTGAGCTAGAGGCTGCAGTTGTTTACTTAAGCAATAGTGAGCTGTTCCTAGGAAGAAGGGAAAGGATCAAAACTGAAAAAGAGGCGTTCTTGCAGATACAAAACAGGAGACATGGCAAAGAAAGCCATGTGCACAAGAGCAAGATACTTCTGGTATGGATAAACTGTACATATCAAGTGTCAAATATTATGAACTGCCATCCCAAACTATGCAAAGTCTTACCTTTATCTTTACTCATGTAAGGATTCCTATTAACTTCAGGGGGGATTGCTCATCTGAGTAAAGGTACTCAgataggatcagggcctaaggctGTTATAAGTTTGTATTCCAGTGCACACATATTGCTTTGTTGAGATAAAGTATTTAAATGTGAGTCTTAAATTCAATTCTTTGGATGGAGCTACTGatcattttgatttatttgaaGTCTACATTCAAAGAtctattcctatttttaagatgcTTGGGAAATGTCAGACCGCTGCAAAACTCCACCCTGGTTTACCATAGGTTAGTGGTAGGAGGGGGGAAGGACCCTTAGGTGAATATCGGAGGGAATAAAGGAGGATAtgatggggggagggtggttgtgCATCCTAATGTAGAAATTCTGCACCAAAGATTCTTTCTTAAGAAAGaagaacaaaagaagaaaaacactgGGAGCTGGCTTCCCAGCTTTGCTGCCAAACACTCTGGAGGACTAGAGGGCATGACATCACAAGAGGCTGAAAGCTGAGCTGCTGCTCTCAAAGGATAGCCAGGGCATGTTGATCCTTCTGTTCGATTCAGGGTTGGGAATATAGCTGCTCAGATTTCAACCTCTTGTGATATTATCCCACTAATTCTCCACAAAAAAACAAGACCTGATATTTATAATGTAAAACAAGTCGAATTTGAACTATACAAATATAATTTAGAAGCAATAAAGTGCACAAGTAGTCCATTCTATCCCTTTGCATTTCACCTTACATTAGATCCTCAGGTACAAACATCTCAGCAGCATTAGATGTTGATTTCTTTAAATTCTTGCAGACCTTGGGGCTTCAGAAGAGCAGATGAATGATGATTTTTCAGGTGAAGTCACTCTCCACATGTGGAGAAGGGAGCCTCCAACTGCCCTATCCAAGCTTCTTTGCAACAAGAGTGAGCAGCAACCTGACAAGCATATAGTAGCAAGGAATGAGTCACCAGCTAGTTAAACCTGTCTTCCCCTTCTGTCTTTAGTTCAGCCAGTGCAGGACTGATCAGGCTTTAAGGTAACATTTTGCAAGGTTCTTAATAAAgattcttttcattttttgaatGTTGATTTTTGACCCTAAAAAGTTCATTTCTTTAATCAGTTCAAATTCTTAATGATACTTAGATTAGGAGTAATTACAAAGCTACCATGCAAAGTTAAATTGAACCTCATCTTCTTGTCTCtttgcaattacttttttttttttaaagttgtcctACTTCCTGGATTTCTTTTCTTAAACATACATTTTATAAAAGgttggggcaggaagaaggggAATATACAAGTATCTTGAATACAATTTCTCCCCAGAGGCATTTATTGCATAGAAATACATTGTCTTTGACCAAGTGCTCTCCAACACTGCCCACTCACCCACTCTAAACTGGAAAGAAAGCCTCCTTTGGAGTGACAAAAATTCCATACAATTATTGCATAATTAATATGATGACATTTTCTAGCGTTGTGTAAAATCTGGATGCACTTATGCTAATTAAACCAGTGGGTTCATTGGTTATGGGGGTTGCTAATAGGCTAAGGAACCTTTTGCCTCTAGAAATGTGGCCCAAATGTATTACCACCACCTAGAAGCTGATGGCCTCTGTGCAATGAAATGATGGTCACTGCTCATTTTCTAATGGATAAATCCAGTTTGTCAAAAGCCACCATCAACACTGACAGCACTTTTCTTTTTGATAGTTTCAGTGGAGAAGCAAAGGGCTTGACTGAGCGGGAAGACAGAATTATTCTTCCCACCCGCCGCTCCAGGGCAGGCTAAAGACAGTTCCACTTCATGTTTGATTGCAACCAGCAGAAACATTGGGAACCTTGAGCTTGTTTGCATAGGGATAAAGGCTAAGACTACCACCATCACTGTCAATAGTCATTTACATGTTCATGGGCATTCTTGCTTTCAGTGTTGGCTGCGATCATACTAAACACAACTCTGTTCAGCATCAGCAGGCTTATTCTCTCCCTAAAAGGTATTTATGTTTTATCACCCACTTTCTTTGGTTGAGTTTCATTAGATTGAAACCATCAGTTACCGGAGAACCATACTACTAATGCATTGTGTACCTTCCTTAGGGAGCTGAATGACAAATCTGAACACCTCTTCTCTACAAGAAAACTACAGATTCACCTCTTGAGCACTTGCTTGTAATTACCTAGAAGTTTGGTGGGATGGAGGAAGAACGAAGAGAGAAATTCTATTCAAATATGCAAGAGGCAAATCCTAACACTGAAATGGGACCGGGGAACCCAAGCACCTTTCACTTACAATAACCCTCTTATAACTCACTGAATGTAAGATAGGGATTTGTTTACTCTTTTGCTTGAGGTGTCTACTAGAGGCAAACAGGACCATGATTGTTAGAGATCTACAGGTACCCCAGGAAGTCCTTGGCCTTGAACTTAGGTAAGAATACTTCGGTCTCACTCCCTTTAAAAagaggtctcagagtagcagccctgtttgtctgtattcgcaaaaagaaaaggagtacttgtggtaccttgattatcactaccaaaggttttctcctcccctccccttggtggtaatagctcaacttaagtgatcactctccttacagtgtgtatgataacaccctttgtttcatgttctctgtgtatataaatcttcccactgtattttccactgaatgcatccgatgaagtgagctgtagctcacgaaagtttatgctcaaataaatttgttagtctctaaggtgccacaagtccttttcttttttaaaaaaagagggttTATCTTAGTGTTTTAGAGCAATGAATAATCCCCTGGGTCAGAAAACTAAGAAAGGATAGCCACCTATTTGGAAAGGGGGGGAGTCTGCCGTCTAGAGGGACATAGGTTGCCCTGGTGCTGACACTACAACATATTCTATTCTAACGTGAATGTAATTGAACATGTTCCTATGCTCCTTCTAGACTTTGGTTTATAAGCGTTATTAATCTACAGCACACTAGTAATGCATGGCAGTGCATTGTCTTCCTCAGCTCCTAGCGTTTTTGCACCTTCAGTTCCGACCAAGAAAATCTGCATTTACACTTCATCTTTATTTCATAATTAAAACTCATCCCCATTTGCTTGAGCTATTTGTGATCAAGAAAGGtatcccccgccctcccccctaaAATAAGCAGCAGGGCAGCACTTGTCAACTCCAGCCAGCGAGGGTGATACTCCAGTCCAAAGTGCAGCAGCCAGGAACAGAGACACACGGCGCtgggattatttttgttcccAAAATTCGGAATCCAAACGAGAGAAAGGTTCGTCCCTGGCCTGGTTACAGCGGGGTCaccgcccccccccggggacaGATGGCCTCCTCCTAGCGACGAGAGGCACCCAAGGCGTTTCCAAAGCAGCAGGTGTCTCCTCCTCTAGCCCACACGGAGTCAGGGCTCCTTGGGTGGTGGAAGAGTGAGAGCTGGGAGACCGGCTGCAGGGGCCAGTCTCGGTCAGCCGGCGGCCGGAGGGCAGCGCACAGCCTCAGCTATTGCCTCTCCTCGCTGGCGTGGCTGGGCGCGCTGCCCTCGAACAGCTTGGGGCTCTCGGCCAGCAGAGGGGCTCGCACCTTGAGCTTCTCCTTGAAGCGGCCGGAGCGGGAGATCTTCAGGTTCCTGCGGCTGCCGCCGCCGGGCTTCTCGCCCAATTTGGGCTCGCTGCTGCTGAAATTGGGCTGCTGGTTCTCCCGAGAGTCCGGGCCGGGGGGCGCCGGCGGGAGGGCGGGCTCAGGCGGGGGCGGCGGCGCTCCGGCCACCAGCCCCTCTTTGGCTTTTTTCCTGCTTCTGGTCAGCGCTTTCCACAAGGAGCCCGTGGTCGCGGTGCTGTCAGCCATCTTCTCCCAGCGCTCAGCCACCGCCGCCGGGGCAGGAGGCAGCCGCTCCCTGCTCCGGCTCGGCTCACCCGAGCTGCGACCACGTGCGAGGCAGGGAAGTCCCCGGGGCGCTCGCGGCGCGGCTCCTGTGcgggaggaaaggagagggagtgACCGCTGCCAGGGCAGGAGAGCGGAGAAACTGACCAGgctgggcaggaggagagggagagggccGGAGGCCAGGctggcaggcagcctgccctgctccGAGTCGCACAGACAGGGTGTTCTCTCCCCGGGGGCTGGCTCTGAGCCCGAACCTACCCGCTGACTAGATGCCAGCCGCTGCCCCAGGAACTGGGCTGGGCTTGagagcccctccagccccaggtggCTGTATCCGCTGAGTGGGTGGGGACACTAACTGCGGGAATCAGACGGGGGTGAGCTGTCTCAGTGAAGACAGGGGGTTGTGGTTTCCAGAGATACTCACGATCACAGCACTGGAAATAAGGCTAACGCCACGAAAGAGCTTATGTCCAGCGTGCCCCCTTCCTGCAGTTCTTGATGGATCAAGCAACCATCACTTAGGtcattaaggtttcagagtagcagccgtgttagtctgtattcacaaaaaagaaaaaggaggacttgtggcacgttagcggctaacaactttatttgagcataaggttttcgtgagttacagctcacttcatcggattccccactgtattttccactgaacgcatccgatgaagtgagctgtagctcatgaaagcttatgctcaaataaatttgttagtctgtaaggtgccacaagtactcctttctttttttaggTCATTAAGAGCACACCAGGCCTCCAGAGCGGTCCCTATTTTGCAGGGATCTTCGTATGACAGTCGGGATAGACTCGGTcggcgaggtaatatcttgttATGGACCAATTCGTGCATCTGCCTAGTCTCTTTCATACCGTGGGATCAGCAGGGCTACAACATTGCTGCAAACAACTCTAGACTGAGGACGGACACGTCCCTGCTATTCTGTCATAAACCCCACAAGTTCTCATTGATTCTTAGTATCGCAAACCACCACCATTTCCCTGATTTAAAAAAGATAGGGTTGATACAGATTGACTAACCTAAACACAAAGTAGTGAAGAGCGGAGTAATCTATTCATTTGGAGTCCAAAAAAGCCCCTCCTTTGGAGAACTAACCCTACCCCAAGTTTTTGCACGTGTGCAGATCACTAGGAACTGGGGAGGGGACTTTGCTTTAACTTTTCAACCGGAGAGTCGGACGCTTAGCAGAAGTCAGGAGGGCTTCTTTGTTCTGCGAGAGTGAAGCCAAAGGTCTTGTGATAGTGCCACAATTTTCACAAGTCATAGCTCCTCTCACAACACTTCGGTACTTCCACTAAACCAGAGCGCCAGGCGCAGAACCAGGCCAGGTAAACGCTGAACTGAATTTTAGATGGACTTATTCAGGTTTTATCCGAGCcaagctctcccctcccctatCCGTGCAATTGATCCTCCGCCAAAGGTTTTTCACCTCTGGATGCACATAGGGGTAACTGCACGCCCACGAATGCCCCGAGGGTCTCCATCCCACAagatcctgccctgccctgctttaCAGCGCAAGGCCAAAGCCACCGAGCGGGCGAGAGAGCCACAACAGACTCGTAAAGCAGAAAGCGCGCACCCAGGCGAACTCAGCGCCAGCACCGCGACCCGAGGCTTGCCTCTGCAAGTGGCGTGAACAGAGCGGTTCCGAACGGGCAGGCTCCTCGCGCGCCAGCCCGGGGTAGAGCAGCGCAGGCCGGACACCAGCGAGGCGCAGAACAGGAGCCGCTGCCAAGAGGCTGCATCCCGCGCGCCGGGAGAAGCTGCCCCCGCGCGCAGCGGgcgaccccgggggggggggggtggcaggcgCAGTGTGTCGTATTCCTTGGTAAAGGCGCGCGGGCCAGGGCAGCCTGCGGGCCCGGTGTCGCCGGCAACCAGCCAGGTGCAGCGGAGTTCGGCCACCAGCGGCAATTGGCTCCCATGGGGCGAGTCACCTGGGGAGGCAACAAGTCAGAGGGTGCCCGGGCCCCAGCTAGAGGCGGGCGGGGGGAGGACACGCGCCGGGGAAAGTTTTGCAGAGGGGCCGGGCCGAAGCCGGCCGGGGAGGGCGTTGGGCTAAGCGCAGGGCCCCCGCCTCGCGAGCGCCCCGCCGGCAGCCGCCCGCTGCGGGGCCCCAGCGGCGCTCGGCTCGGGGCGCCCGCGgccggggcagagcagggaaggagcCCGGCGGGAAGCAGAGGGAGGCACCTGCGCGCGGGGGCAAAGCCGGGCCGAGCTCTCACCTGGCGGGAATCTGCGAggggcggcggcggggctccCTCCGCCCTAGGGCCCGCGCCTGCAAGGGGGAGCCGTGGCGAGTGTCCCTGCGGGGCGGAGAGCGCAGGTAGCCGGCTCCCAGGGGAACTCCCGCGGCCAATGCAacaggctgctgctgccagcGCCGCCGGCAGAGGCCGGGGCAGACCTTCAGGCGCCCGCCCGCCCGCTTTGCAGGTGAGCCTCCCAGCCGCTCCTTAACTGGCCATTCGGGCAACATCCGCCGGAGAAGCCGCCCTGCCCCTCTCCGTCCCTCCGGGGCGGCCGAGACAGGCCGCGCGGCGGATGCGTTTCAATAGACACTTGCTTTGGCCCGCCCGCCTCGCTTTCTCCAGCCTGCCCGGCCGCGTACCTCGCGgctgggcaggaggcaggtgGAGGTGAGCCCATTGGCGCTCCCCGGCGGGGAAGCTCATTGGCTGCTGCGGAGCCCGGCCCGGCGGGGTGGAGAGAgcgcccctgccccacagagcgcCCGCCGCGGCCGTGacaggcggcgggggggggggaatgtggccGGCCGAAGGTGACGCAGCAGCCCGGGGCAGGACTGGAGCCGCCAGGCAGTGCAGCTCCGCGGGCGCGCTGGTGTCACGGCTACGGTGACGCCGGTGGGAGGGAAGAATTTTCTCTTTCTCAAGCCCAACGTTTGTTTTCAAAGTAGCatccgcccccccctccccccaatgtttAATGAAAATGCGCTTGATGATTACAATGGGTAGTACAGCGGCTCCATTCAAGTCTCGCTGTGTGTCAGCCTTATATAGGCATATACAAAGGCACGGTCCCTACCCTTAAGAACTCACAGTCTCTTAAATTGTGCTTTGATTGGATCAGTGTGAGTGGACCTTTGAAAGCCCCATTGATGGCAGATGTAGATCCGATTGCAGCGCTGGGATCGAGACACACACAGGTGATGGGTGGGATGAGACATAttaagcacaaaaagaaaaggaggacttgtggcaccttagagactaacaaatttattagagcataagctttcgtgagctacagctcacttcatcggatgcattacttagagactaacaaatttattagagcataagctttcgtgagctacagctcacttcatcggatgcatccgatgaagtgagctgtagctcacgaaagcttatgctctaataaatttgttagtctctaaggtgccacaagtcctccttttctttttgcgaatacagactaacacggctgctactatgaaacctgtcattatattaaGCACAAACACTATTTTTTGGTTAAATTTCTACTACGTCCCAATGCCTCCTTCTACTGATTGGCAGATTTCTTGCAGGCATCACAGCAAAAGTGTATCTTAGAAAAAGGATTTGAAAGAGAAGAGGGTAGTTGCCTTATGGATTAGGTCAGGTGCTCTATGGGTATGTAACAAAACACATGGCTATGTACAACGGACGGTTGTTGTCAGCTAAATTACCTGAATCGCTATAGATCCCAGTCAGCTTTTCACATGtagtgcatgcatgcacatgaCATGCTTCCAGAAAAATTAATATGTGTAGTATTGAAGAAAATCTCTAAATCCATTCACTCTCACTCTTTAAAAAATTACTGCAGTTAACACCCCCAAAATAAGAGAAAACATGCAATCTAGTATTACCAGCAGAGAGGGTGGGAATCAGGATTCTGAGTTGCTGTATAACCTTGGGTAAGAAGTTGActcctgcctcagtttactcagTAGGGAAAAGGAAATTGTTTGTTTATACCACTGGGTGTAGTGAGGATCAATTAATCAATATTTGTTGTCTGAGATTTATCAATGTCATTGTCACCAAGTAATGAATTAGACCCATATGGATAGGCCACACTAAAACTCATGGGAAGGAGAACATTTGCTAGAAATCATAGCTGGCAGCAGCAGGCTTAGTAAAGAGACATTATCTTACCCAATAGAATGGCAATAACAGGAGGCTTGTGTAGACTGTGATCCATTGGTAAAAAATCAGAAGGATCTCAGCCATGTGGCTTAACTTGGCTTTAGCCAGACTGCTGGTGAAGGAGAGAGACTGTCTTCCTTGTCATCTTTTGGTTCTCCCCACCTCTAACAATCCTGCCCATGTGACATCTCCAGTGGGACtcattaggccctgatccttccaACACTTacacaggtgcttaactttattacTGTGATTAGTCCCAATGATTTAATGTACATGCCTAATTGTTGAAAGGATCAGGGTCTAGGTAGGGTGAGAAAGTACAGTAGGGTGaactcaagcagcattttttagGATTCAAAATGGTGACGTTGTCTGGAGAAATATGCCATAGAGCATGTGTCCTTTGATTCTTCCCCACTCAGGCTGTCCACCTCCCTCATTGTCCCATGGAATATGGATCATGTGGATGAGCTTGTGATTGCTGCATGGTGGCATGGAATACTACCTTGCAGCCCAATTCTCTTCTGCATAGTCTCCCCATATGATTTTATGCTTGATTAAGGCTAATTTGCTCCCCTCAGTGCCCATCAGGATAAGGCATGTGGGCATTAATAAGTATGTATTAATGGGGGAGAGGAGCAATGGGCAGACTCCAAGTGTGTATATGTAATTCTTTATAAAATGCTCCCTACAAGAGGGAGTCTCCCCTTAAGTAACCTGAGAGAAAACATGGGTGTTGCACTGGATCCTAGCAATCAACTAACCTGTTTTAGTGTTTGTAGGATCATGGCTTTGAGCTCCATCAGACCCATGTCAGGGTCAAGGGCCTTCCAATGAGAATATCCTACTCCCAATCCCCAGGCATTCAGATAGATAACCTGACCATTGTATTATATCAATATAATTGACCAGTAATAACAGGTTCCATACCTTTCTCAGAGAAATTATGATATGCtacttttcttattattttatgaTTATTATGGGCCTGAATTGCTAAATTCAGATAAAGAGTCAAAATTCCCCAAAATTCAGTTATTCATACCAGGGGTTTTGATTCAGGTCTGTTTCTAAAATTATATAATGAAAGAGATCTGTCCATTCTTGAGAAAGACACAGGCAGTCTGAAATTTTCTATGAAGTTTTGAGGCACACACCTTTCTCTaatagggggcagggaaggaaatgaactctgtgtgcatgtgtatggtTGCATGCCTGGCCAAAGGAATGCTAAAACTTGTTCTGTATTTGAAAGTCGTCAGTGCAGATCAAAGTCATAAAATACTGACTGTCACAAAGGTGTTACAAAGGTTAGTGTTTACATAGAAACAGCTTCTTTGGAAGTGAAAACTTTACATGCTGCTGTTACTCCCCTCTTTCTAAATGCTGACTCAGGCATTTGCTGATTGCAtggtcagagagcattttctctTTGCAGTTCGTCAGCATGCTTCTACATACTGTTGTGGAGTTCATATAAGAGAAATAGGAAAGTAGCTGATGCCTTAATTCTTTTACTGTATGTTAGCTAGATGCTATAGTAATGTAACTAGATACGTTACTGGATACAAAAAAGGGTAATTCCTGCCCTTTCTTTGTGGGCATATAGGACCAAAACCCGGTCTTCTGTTGTCTCAGAGCTTCGGGGGACTGCCTCAGCTAACAATCTGCATTCCATGTTCTATGGAACAAAACTCTAAAGGGGCTCCTGTATGCTTCAGCATGGCACTTAGGTATGGCTGGTGGATCAAGAGCTATGGCCGTTCCCTCCATATGGAGTTGGGGGATGCAATAGCTTCTGGGAGTTATTGTAGCTCTTAGGGTGCAGTAGTAGCTGTGGTGAGGCTCTGTGGGCTTGGAGTATTCCTTTTTCCCAACAGTCTCCCTTGTGAACACTCCTAGTTACATGGGCTGTGGGCAAtgttgagaatttggcccagaggaaGCAGAGTGGCTCAGatattttggtgggggggggctaCAGATGTTATAGCAGATTGGCCGTACCACCTACCATCATCTGATTGGTCCATTGTCTGATGAGTTGCAGTTACTTCCTCCCCAGCCTGACCCATACAATTGTGGTGTGACCCATTATAGCAAACGAGGTGTGTCACTGATCCTAGCAGGACAAGGgattttaaagaaagatttgTGGTCATATTTGTCTTTGTAACCCATGTCTCACAGGGTCATTTATCTTTCCAGCTATGCCTCAGATTTCACTCTGGTCTGTAGTCTTCCTCTGCTGACGGGGTAGGTTAGCCACTGAAAACAGGGAGAAACTGAATGTGGAGCCAATGAGCCTGCTCTGCACTCTGTTACACCTGTTTTGCAGCTTTAACAGAGTTAGGAACATAAGGAAGGGACCTTCTGGGTCACTGAGTCTAGTACCCCGCTAATGCAGGCAATCATATAATTCCATTAATAAATGTATCAagttccatcttaaaactagctCAGTTGTTTACACTGGCAGAGAACTGGGCCCTGTATCTTATGTGAATACTATTTATTGTTAAGTAGCTTCATTTTTAGTTCTTCATACAACCGCCTCCACAGTTTTCCCTCTCTTGGAAGTAGCTGGCTGTGAGCCTCACAAGAGGGGGGTTAAAGAGTCAGATTCAGCACAGATTCAACTACTGGACCCATAGCAGGTACTAACCTACAAACCACCACCaagaaacagaaggaagaaaaatggaaTGTTTCTCTGCTAATGTAAGTAGGTCCAAGATGCATTAGTATTATTGTAGGGAGTCACGTGACTGATGCCCCGTCTGCTAATACACAGGAAAGACACTTGAGGCTGGTGAGTGGTATAGGCTGCAGGCAGAGTAGCAGCACTCATATACAAGAAGAAGCCACAAGGGCATCTGAATGGCAGAAACTTGAGGGAGCGTAGTGCCTGCAGTACTGGTGAATGTGCAGTGAGCTGACAGAGCGCTTTGAACTAAAGGAGAAGGAGGTTGAATAACAGCTCCCTTCAGGGACATGGACATGAGCAAGGTTCATGCTCAGTAGCgttgtggtaaaaaaaaaaaaaaaaagggtggatAAACTAATCTAAGTTAAAGTCCCTATGCCTGCAGTGAGAAGCAGGTGCTCTCCATTTACCTATGTTTACCCTCAGCTACACTACTGTTTCTCACCTCCGGGACACCTGCCAATAAAATGGACTCTTGTTAGAGCAGAAGCTTCATCTGCTTCTAGTGTCCCCTGAGGGACACGGTCCAAAAGTGAAGTGATGCACGCCACAGGGGAATCTTGCAAACTACTCTCACCACTCTTTAGCAGTGCCTGGTGAGGAAGAAGCCATCACAGCATCAGGCTCTGCTGTGTTCTGTGAGGGGAGACCAAGAGACTTGGTAAAATCCAGTCAGACCCAGCTCACTCTACACATTGGCGCATACTCCTGATTTCCAGAAGTTTGTTTGCCTGACCCTGTTCTTTGGCAGACATTCTGTTTCACAGGAGCAGGCTCTGCTTGCTTTTCATTTGCTTCAATTAGAACTCGAACCAGGGACATGGCAGGAGGGGAGCTGGAGTTTCACATTCCATAGGTGATGCTACCTGTCAGCCAGCTGAGGCAGAGACCAACCATAATTCCAGATTAGCATTAGGAGTGTGTAGAAGAATAATTGCTTTCACCTCTCCCT is part of the Dermochelys coriacea isolate rDerCor1 chromosome 2, rDerCor1.pri.v4, whole genome shotgun sequence genome and encodes:
- the PRR15 gene encoding proline-rich protein 15 → MADSTATTGSLWKALTRSRKKAKEGLVAGAPPPPPEPALPPAPPGPDSRENQQPNFSSSEPKLGEKPGGGSRRNLKISRSGRFKEKLKVRAPLLAESPKLFEGSAPSHASEERQ